Proteins encoded in a region of the Anopheles aquasalis chromosome 2, idAnoAquaMG_Q_19, whole genome shotgun sequence genome:
- the LOC126570077 gene encoding WD repeat-containing and planar cell polarity effector protein fritz, with protein MLTLLTELRFWSTREDIFIKDTDLGTTKYCEKKLESHRTVYGEGKRRYCESRGLKWSLDNKKPNKLRHSLRLLEDELRQRRLVYCKWKSNTILQLMLANGLLVYISINPFTGDLCRIYFDKYLVGKLVSEHITDVVITQHHLLIAYHEHQITFVHLQKPSARKNHPEKISLMEPKICNVLLSGASSTSRKLPKRLVCSSSLNLVIVWTKSSQNEVYPWRPTVKDQDRANLHVYRLAGTRMELLCYYWTEYDPISVQFSLLNDYQVHCVEQKISKKGEVTIDSCIYQINKTKMRRVAVTSIPLQTQVCCNALSPDHEKLMLGCIDGSIVLFDEGRGITHLVKAAFIPTFVAWHSDSSVVMIANDKCQLQCFDIALSCVRMQLLSDEDAIPSGTFDLSNHFSHPHAPTLNLARLCWNRKPELAEHTEPYATTDSFLFCAFEQGPLACIRIVGGAGLKGDVHTSGLTADVLVHKYISLNQVEKAINILLSLNWDTYGAMCLLSLHRIANYIFKQPLGTERELQLQKALGSFLVPVKALCYETEHEFGDQVNDITLKFFHHLLRNKSYNKAFSLAIDINDADLFLKLHDKAKVDGDAELAREALRKADDINRICRTDRSSDSEHSLCSNSSCSLCADSFDDDDDDEEEVGEEDDQEEQHNDSERRDRRGEEENGCEDEAEDDESETSQDEMLVSNGKPKAQRSASAINGDYVEKQDKSKARQSNFSTTNGIDRSFRSFSTSSGSSKSSQTPPARASDSDGWRKNGATTIAHPPLPKTGDANRSQHISKPQTDYYASQDRPPLPFLGGQKPMASAGTSAATLPPPFAMQRSQTATALKLSKQQQARIAESKLRGKSLSSSNLLHVGDEGSSGMVSPASSITRPRQLVNPREKAARFRLYSSNTNSLSMDQLDISNRNRAPPPAAAMVTPPMYGEPMGGIVRPPIGPLGYHMHHPESPLRLAQGNKPSPLQQQQQQHVVIDVVPKPPPASGSFPGGGSPALHPAYSSQGLGTGLLVPHSSAPNSILDQTIGIPLVQDEPDYVRRPGRKPAPPPWFNAVSGAPTSNSNSNNAPRTIIHQYPLISGNIPSKFQLQQQQHLHQQPFELQLGAPGGGKYGTRKKLDAPTASILSNGGTNHSQSNANTNGANGGVGGNGTPGAGNLGMSLSGSAGGSSGASSSSSAITKRDGGEKNKVKFSDTVTVAVVPEIPRKEKLIVEKLRKQPMLLPPGPVGYGPFSIADPKRELAESLPLCHPNEDYLKDFTPMQELISNGNGEVEKKEEEKKVPNIKVVHFGVV; from the exons ATGCTGACGCTACTGACCGAACTGCGCTTCTGGTCCACCCGGGAGGACATTTTCATCAAGGATACCGATCTTGGCACGACGAA ATACTGTGAGAAGAAGCTCGAATCACATCGCACGGTGTACGGCGAGGGGAAACGCCGGTACTGTGAATCGCGTGGACTTAAATGGAGCCTGGACAACAAGAAACCGAACAAACTGCGCCACTCGTTACGCTTGCTCGAGGACGAACTGCGGCAGCGGCGCCTGGTCTActgcaaatggaaaagcaacacGATCCTGCAGCTCATGCTGGCCAACGGGCTACTGGTGTACATCTCGATCAACCCGTTCACCGGCGACCTGTGCCGGATCTACTTCGACAAGTATCTGGTCGGCAAGCTGGTCTCGGAGCACATCACCGACGTGGTGATTACGCAGCACCACCTACTGATCGCGTACCACGAGCATCAGATAACGTTTGTGCACCTGCAGAAACCGAGCGCACGCAAGAACCACCCGGAAAAGATCAGCCTAATGGAGCCGAAAATCTGTAACGTACTGCTCAGCGGTGCTAGTTCGACGTCACGCAAACTTCCGAAGCGGCTCGTCTGCAGCAGTAGCCTCAATCTGGTGATCGTGTGGACGAAATCGTCCCAAAACGAGGTATACCCTTGGAGGCCTACCGTGAAGGATCAGGATCGGGCCAATCTGCACGTGTACCGGTTGGCCGGAACGCGGATGGAACTGCTGTGCTACTACTGGACCGAGTACGATCCGATATCGGTGCAGTTTTCGCTGCTCAACGACTACCAGGTGCACTGTGTTGAGCAGAAAATCTCCAAAAAG GGTGAGGTGACGATCGATAGTTGCATCTATCAGATCAACAAGACGAAGATGAGGCGTGTTGCCGTTACGTCGATTCCGCTGCAGACTCAGGTGTGCTGCAATGCGCTTAGTCCGGACCACGAGAAGCTTATGCTTGGGTGTATCGACGGATCGATCGTCCTGTTTGACGAGGGTCGCGGAATAACGCACCTCGTGAAGGCCGCCTTC ATACCGACGTTCGTCGCGTGGCACAGTGACtcatcggtggtgatgatagCGAATGATAAGTGCCAACTGCAGTGCTTCGACATTGCCctctcgtgcgtgcgtatgcAGCTGCTGAGCGACGAGGATGCCATTCCGTCCGGTACCTTCGATCTGTCCAATCACTTTAGTCACCCGCACGCACCCACCCTTAATCTGGCCCGGTTGTGCTGGAATCGTAAGCCGGAGTTGGCCGAGCACACGGAACCGTACGCAACGACCGATTCCTTTCTGTTCTGTGCCTTCGAGCAGGGTCCTCTGGCCTGCATACGCATCGTTGGAGGGGCCGGGTTGAAAGGAGATGTTCACACGTCCGGCCTGACGGCGGATGTGCTGGTTCACAAGTACATTTCGCTCAATCAGGTAGAGAAAGCGATCAATATTCTGCTCAGCCTCAACTGGGACACGTACGGGGCGATGTGTCTGCTGTCGCTGCATCGGATAGCGAACTACATTTTCAAGCAACCGCTCGGTACGGAGCGGGAGCTTCAGCTACAGAAAGCCCTCGGTAGCTTTTTGGTACCGGTGAAGGCGCTGTGCTACGAGACGGAGCACGAGTTTGGTGATCAGGTGAACGATATCACGCTCAAGTTCTTTCACCATCTACTACGGAACAAATCGTACAACAAAGCGTTCAGCTTGGCCATCGATATAAACGATGCGGATCTGTTTCTCAAACTGCACGACAAAGCGAAGGTGGACGGTGATGCAGAGCTGGCACGAGAAGCCTTGCGCAAAGCGGACGATATCAATCGGATATGTAGGACCGATCGGTCGAGTGATAGTGAGC aTTCACTTTGTTCCAACTCGTCCTGTTCACTGTGTGCCGATAgtttcgacgatgacgatgatgatgaggaggaagtgGGCGAGGAAGATGATCAAGAAGAACAACACAACGATTCCGAAAGAAGGGACCGACGTGGTGAAGAGGAGAATGGTTGTGAGGACGAAGCCGAAGATGATGAGAGTGAAACCAGTCAGGATGAGATGCTAGTATCGAACGGGAAACCCAAGGCTCAACGGTCAGCAAGTGCAATCAATGGGGATTACGTGGAAAAACAGGATAAATCAAAAGCAAGACAATCGAACTTTAGTACAACGAACGGTATCGATCGTAGTTTCCGATCGTTTTCCACCTCCTCGGGTTCATCGAAATCTTCACAAACTCCTCCTGCTCGTGCTAGTGATAGCGATGGTTGGCGCAAAAACGGAGCAACGACGATCGCACATCCACCGTTACCTAAAACGGGTGATGCAAATCGATCGCAGCATATTAGTAAACCGCAGACAGATTATTATGCGTCACAAGATCGCCCTCCTCTTCCGTTTCTCGGTGGCCAGAAACCGATGGCTTCGGCAGGCACTTCAGCGGCAACATTACCACCTCCGTTTGCTATGCAACGAAGCCAAACGGCCACGGCACTGAAGCTCTCGAAGCAACAACAGGCACGCATTGCGGAGAGCAAGCTACGGGGGAAATCCTTGAGCTCGAGCAATCTGCTACACGTGGGAGATGAAGGATCGTCAGGAATGGTATCACCAGCCAGCTCCATTACCCGTCCGCGGCAGCTGGTGAATCCACGGGAGAAAGCGGCACGGTTTCGTCTCTACTCCTCCAATACCAACAGTCTTTCGATGGATCAGTTGGACATTTCCAATCGAaatcgtgcaccaccaccggcggcggcgatggtgacTCCCCCGATGTATGGCGAACCAATGGGAGGGATCGTGCGGCCACCAATCGGACCGCTGGGATACCATATGCATCATCCGGAATCACCTCTACGTCTTGCGCAAGGCAACAAACCGTcaccactgcagcagcagcaacagcagcatgttgTAATCGATGTCGTTCCTAAACCTCCTCCCGCTAGTGGATCAttccccggtggtggtagcccCGCACTGCATCCTGCATATTCCTCGCAGGGGCTAGGCACCGGTCTGCTGGTACCGCATTCATCCGCCCCGAACAGCATTCTCGACCAAACGATCGGCATACCGTTGGTGCAGGATGAGCCAGATTATGTGCGACGGCCGGGACGgaaaccggcaccaccgccctGGTTCAATGCCGTATCCGGTGCTCCGACGAGCAActcgaacagcaacaacgcacCTCGAACGATCATTCACCAGTACCCGCTGATCTCGGGCAACATTCCTTCCAAGTTtcagctgcaacagcagcaacacttgcACCAACAGCCGTTCGAGTTGCAGCTCGGGGCACCGGGTGGCGGCAAGTATGGGACAAGGAAAAAGCTGGACGCACCAACGGCTTCCATTCTTTCAAACGGTGGTACCAATCATTCACAATCGAATGCAAACACCAATGGCGCAAACGGCGGTGTCGGAGGCAATGGGACGCCCGGAGCTGGAAATCTGGGAATGAGCTTAAGTGGCTCTGCAGGTGGTAGTAGTGgggcttcctcctcctcgtctgCTATCACGAAGCGTGATGGAGGCGAAAAGAACAAGGTTAAATTCTCCGACACCGTCACGGTGGCCGTTGTTCCG GAGATACCGCGGAAGGAGAAGCTAATTGTCGAAAAACTTCGAAAGCAACCTATGCTCCTACCACCCGGTCCGGTAGGATATGGCCCTTTTTCCATTGCCGATCCGAAGCGTGAGCTGGCTGAAAGTTTGCCGCTGTGCCATCCGAACGAAGACTATCTGAAGGATTTTACGCCGATGCAAG AACTTATAAGCAACGGTAATGGGGAAGtggagaaaaaagaggaagagaaaaaggttCCCAACATTAAGGTGGTCCACTTTGGTGTGGTCTAA
- the LOC126570116 gene encoding ribonuclease P protein subunit p21 yields MSAPNTKPKEQPNNGKQTVVVSEKKKQQKMCAGRETYERMNFLYQAATTMSATQPQLAAYYGKLMKSVGKKAVLRMEPAIKRTLCVRCGVLLNPGITANIQDHRQKKLCYLQVDCTLCGFSKRFYNTKNHRLWMDNPQSVVERMKFA; encoded by the exons ATGTCTGCACCTAatacaaaaccaaaagaacaaCCAAACAATGGAAAGCAAACGGTAGTGGTTagtgagaaaaagaaacagcaaaaaatgtGCGCCGGTCGGGAAACGTACGAAAGAATGAATTTCTTGTATCAGGCCGCGACTACTATGTCGGCCACACAACCGCAGCTAGCGGCCTACTATGGCAAGTTGATGAAATCGGTGGGCAAAAAAGCCGTGCTTCGAAT GGAACCGGCTATCAAACGTACTCTTTGCGTTCGCTGTGGCGTGTTGCTGAATCCGGGGATCACGGCTAACATACAAGATCATCGGCAAAAGAAACTGTGCTACCTGCAGGTTGATTGTACGCTTTGCGGATTTTCGAAACGCTTCtacaacaccaaaaaccaccgccTTTGGATGGACAATCCACAATCCGTCGTTGAACGGATGAAGTTTGCATAA